A genome region from Piliocolobus tephrosceles isolate RC106 chromosome 8, ASM277652v3, whole genome shotgun sequence includes the following:
- the ZNF713 gene encoding zinc finger protein 713 isoform X1 — protein sequence MEEKEMNDGSQMVRSQESLTFQDVAVDFTKEEWDQLYPAQKNLYRDVMLENYRNLVALGYQLYKPEVIAQLELEEEWVIERDSLLDTHPDGENRPDIKKSTTSQNISDENQTHEMIMERLSGDCFWYSILGGLWDFDYHPEFNQENHKRYLGQVTLTHRKITQERSLECNKFVEKCNLNSHLMHQRIPSIKIPLNSDTQGNSIKHNSDLVYYQGNYVRETPYEYSECGKIFNQHILLTDHIHTAEKPSHNSSFTQPQMVLTGEKPYKCDECGKRFSQRIHLIQHQRIHTGEKPFICNGCGKAFRQHSSFTQHLRIHTGEKPYKCNQCGKAFSRITSLTEHHRLHTGEKPYECGFCGKAFSQRTHLNQHERTHTGEKPYKCNECGKAFSQSAHLNQHRKIHTREKLCEYKCEQTVCHSPSLSST from the exons GAATCACTGACGTTTCAGGACGTGGCCGTGGACTTCACCAAAGAGGAGTGGGACCAGCTGTACCCTGCCCAAAAGAACCTCTATCGAGACGTGATGCTGGAAAACTACAGGAACCTGGTTGCACTGG GGTATCAGCTTTATAAGCCAGAGGTAATCGCACAGTTGGAGCTAGAGGAAGAGTGGGTGATAGAAAGAGACAGCCTGCTGGACACTCATCCAG atggagaaaACAGGCCGGACATCAAAAAGTCAACCACAAGCCAgaatatttctgatgaaaatcAAACCCATGAGATGATAATGGAGAGACTCTCTGGAGACTGCTTCTGGTACTCCATCCTAGGAGGACTCTGGGATTTTGATTACCATCCAGAGTTTAACCAAGAAAACCACAAGAGATATTTAGGACAAGTAACTTTGACCCACAGAAAGATCACACAGGAGAGAAGCCTTGAGTGTAATAAATTTGTAGAAAAATGTAATCTGAACTCACACCTTATGCATCAGAGAATTCCTTCTATTAAAATACCCCTGAATTCTGACACACAGGGAAACAGCATCAAACATAATTCAGACTTGGTTTACTATCAGGGAAATTATGTAAGAGAGACGCCCTATGAATACAGTGAGTGTGGAAAAATCTTCAATCAACATATTCTTCTTACTGATCATATTCATACCGCAGAGAAACCCAGCCACAACTCATCTTTTACCCAGCCTCAGATGGTGcttacaggagagaaaccctataagtGTGATGAATGTGGAAAAAGATTCAGCCAGAGGATACATCTCATtcaacatcagagaattcacacgGGAGAAAAGCCTTTTATATGCAATGGATGTGGGAAAGCCTTCCGTCAGCATTCATCCTTTACTCAGCATCTGAggattcatactggagaaaagcCCTATAAATGTAATCAATGTGGTAAAGCTTTTAGCCGCATCACATCCCTTACTGAACATcatagacttcatactggagagaaaccttacgaATGTGGTTTCTGTGGCAAAGCCTTCAGTCAGAGGACACATCTGAATCAACATGAAAGAactcatacaggagagaaaccctataaatgtaatgAATGCGGAAAAGCCTTTAGCCAGAGCGCGCACCTTAATCAACACAGGAAAATCCATACTCGGGAGAAATTATGTGAATATAAATGTGAGCAAACAGTTTGCCACAGTCCTTCACTTAGCAGCACATAA
- the ZNF713 gene encoding zinc finger protein 713 isoform X2 — MLENYRNLVALGYQLYKPEVIAQLELEEEWVIERDSLLDTHPDGENRPDIKKSTTSQNISDENQTHEMIMERLSGDCFWYSILGGLWDFDYHPEFNQENHKRYLGQVTLTHRKITQERSLECNKFVEKCNLNSHLMHQRIPSIKIPLNSDTQGNSIKHNSDLVYYQGNYVRETPYEYSECGKIFNQHILLTDHIHTAEKPSHNSSFTQPQMVLTGEKPYKCDECGKRFSQRIHLIQHQRIHTGEKPFICNGCGKAFRQHSSFTQHLRIHTGEKPYKCNQCGKAFSRITSLTEHHRLHTGEKPYECGFCGKAFSQRTHLNQHERTHTGEKPYKCNECGKAFSQSAHLNQHRKIHTREKLCEYKCEQTVCHSPSLSST, encoded by the exons ATGCTGGAAAACTACAGGAACCTGGTTGCACTGG GGTATCAGCTTTATAAGCCAGAGGTAATCGCACAGTTGGAGCTAGAGGAAGAGTGGGTGATAGAAAGAGACAGCCTGCTGGACACTCATCCAG atggagaaaACAGGCCGGACATCAAAAAGTCAACCACAAGCCAgaatatttctgatgaaaatcAAACCCATGAGATGATAATGGAGAGACTCTCTGGAGACTGCTTCTGGTACTCCATCCTAGGAGGACTCTGGGATTTTGATTACCATCCAGAGTTTAACCAAGAAAACCACAAGAGATATTTAGGACAAGTAACTTTGACCCACAGAAAGATCACACAGGAGAGAAGCCTTGAGTGTAATAAATTTGTAGAAAAATGTAATCTGAACTCACACCTTATGCATCAGAGAATTCCTTCTATTAAAATACCCCTGAATTCTGACACACAGGGAAACAGCATCAAACATAATTCAGACTTGGTTTACTATCAGGGAAATTATGTAAGAGAGACGCCCTATGAATACAGTGAGTGTGGAAAAATCTTCAATCAACATATTCTTCTTACTGATCATATTCATACCGCAGAGAAACCCAGCCACAACTCATCTTTTACCCAGCCTCAGATGGTGcttacaggagagaaaccctataagtGTGATGAATGTGGAAAAAGATTCAGCCAGAGGATACATCTCATtcaacatcagagaattcacacgGGAGAAAAGCCTTTTATATGCAATGGATGTGGGAAAGCCTTCCGTCAGCATTCATCCTTTACTCAGCATCTGAggattcatactggagaaaagcCCTATAAATGTAATCAATGTGGTAAAGCTTTTAGCCGCATCACATCCCTTACTGAACATcatagacttcatactggagagaaaccttacgaATGTGGTTTCTGTGGCAAAGCCTTCAGTCAGAGGACACATCTGAATCAACATGAAAGAactcatacaggagagaaaccctataaatgtaatgAATGCGGAAAAGCCTTTAGCCAGAGCGCGCACCTTAATCAACACAGGAAAATCCATACTCGGGAGAAATTATGTGAATATAAATGTGAGCAAACAGTTTGCCACAGTCCTTCACTTAGCAGCACATAA